One Eurosta solidaginis isolate ZX-2024a chromosome 5, ASM4086904v1, whole genome shotgun sequence DNA segment encodes these proteins:
- the LOC137251816 gene encoding uncharacterized protein isoform X2: MKCEVLSSASILILSLMYLQLLHAAPTNSNDIDYNDTGTAGGGGGGGHFHRHNYGINNSQIDYNTIFAHVKDFFMYLPVMMTTFKETMNGFPKFAEDNNKQ; encoded by the exons ATGAAGTGTGAAGTTTTATCTAGTGCCAGTATATTAATACTTTCGCTTA TGTATTTGCAATTGCTGCACGCGGCACCCACGAACTCCAATGATATTGATTACAACGACACGGGTACCGCTGGTGGGGGCGGTGGTGGTGGCCACTTCCATCGCCATAATTATGGAATTAATAATTCCCAAATAGACTACAATACAATATTTGCACATGTGAAGGATTTTTTCATGTATTTGCCAGTTATGATGACAACGTTTAAGGAGACGATGAATGGATTTCCCAAATTCGCTGAAG ATAATAATAAACAGTGA
- the LOC137251816 gene encoding uncharacterized protein isoform X1 gives MKCEVLSSASILILSLMYLQLLHAAPTNSNDIDYNDTGTAGGGGGGGHFHRHNYGINNSQIDYNTIFAHVKDFFMYLPVMMTTFKETMNGFPKFAEEKTTFKRRITLNNFLTLWSDISKLDEAGRSSDTDKLGEIMRTRVPLILITTPGNPVLE, from the exons ATGAAGTGTGAAGTTTTATCTAGTGCCAGTATATTAATACTTTCGCTTA TGTATTTGCAATTGCTGCACGCGGCACCCACGAACTCCAATGATATTGATTACAACGACACGGGTACCGCTGGTGGGGGCGGTGGTGGTGGCCACTTCCATCGCCATAATTATGGAATTAATAATTCCCAAATAGACTACAATACAATATTTGCACATGTGAAGGATTTTTTCATGTATTTGCCAGTTATGATGACAACGTTTAAGGAGACGATGAATGGATTTCCCAAATTCGCTGAAG aaaaaacaacgtttaaacgaaggattacattgaataactttttgactttatggagcgacatttcgaagttggacgaggctggccgcagttcggatacAGACAAattaggtgaaattatgcgaacgcgagtcccattgatactaatcactactcctgggaatcctgttttagagtaa
- the LOC137251816 gene encoding uncharacterized protein isoform X3 translates to MKCEVLSSASILILSLMYLQLLHAAPTNSNDIDYNDTGTAGGGGGGGHFHRHNYGINNSQIDYNTIFAHVKDFFMYLPVMMTTFKETMNGFPKFAEAYKTS, encoded by the exons ATGAAGTGTGAAGTTTTATCTAGTGCCAGTATATTAATACTTTCGCTTA TGTATTTGCAATTGCTGCACGCGGCACCCACGAACTCCAATGATATTGATTACAACGACACGGGTACCGCTGGTGGGGGCGGTGGTGGTGGCCACTTCCATCGCCATAATTATGGAATTAATAATTCCCAAATAGACTACAATACAATATTTGCACATGTGAAGGATTTTTTCATGTATTTGCCAGTTATGATGACAACGTTTAAGGAGACGATGAATGGATTTCCCAAATTCGCTGAAG CGTACAAAACGAGTTGA